A region from the Lemur catta isolate mLemCat1 chromosome 7, mLemCat1.pri, whole genome shotgun sequence genome encodes:
- the STK33 gene encoding serine/threonine-protein kinase 33 isoform X3, producing the protein MDNGAAIEEIYTFGRILGRGSFGMVFEATDKETETKWAIKKVNKEKAGSSAVKLLEREVNILKSVKHEHIIHLEQIFETPKKMYLVLELCEDGELKEILNRKGHFSENETRWIIQSLASAIAYLHSNDIVHRDLKLENIMVKSSFIDDNNELNLNIKVTDFGLAVKKQGRSEGMLQTTCGTPIYMAPEVINAHDYSQQCDIWSIGVIMYILLCGEPPFLASSEDKLFELIRKGELRFENPVWDSISDSAKSVLKQLLKVDPAHRITAKELLDNQWLTGNTLSSVRPINVLEMMKEWKNNPESDEENTTDENNQSIQGKLESYQPWGNVLDVSSTSHEEEEKQSTSEKFPATSEKADMDSVDMCYSRVFPVKLKEEIEKTPMTSSQGTVLKDVAKSMALARTKKKP; encoded by the exons gaAATCTATACCTTTGGAAGAATATTGGGACGAGGGAGCTTTGGAATGGTCTTTGAAgctacagacaaggaaacagaaactAAGTGGGCAATtaaaaaagtgaacaaagaaaAG GCAGGAAGCTCTGCTGTGAAGTTACTTGAACGGGAGGTGAACATCCTAAAAAGTGTAAAACATGAACACATCATACACCTGGAACAAATATTTGAGACACCAAAG AAAATGTACCTTGTGTTGGAGCTTTGTGAGGATGGAGAACTCAAAGAAATTCTGAATAGGAAAGGACATTTCTCAGAGAATGAGACAAGGTGGATCATTCAAAGTCTTGCATCAGCTATAGCATATCTTCACAGTAATG ATATTGTACATAGAGATCTAAAACTGGAAAACATAATGGTTAAAAGCAGCTTTATTGATGATAACAATGAATTAAACTTAAACATAAAG GTGACCGATTTTGGCTTAGCAGTGAAGAAGCAAGGTAGGAGTGAAGGCATGCTGCAGACCACTTGTGGGACTCCTATCTACATGG CCCCTGAAGTTATCAATGCCCATGACTATAGCCAGCAGTGTGACATTTGGAGCATAGGTGTCATAATGTACATTTT ATTATGTGGAGAACCACCCTTTTTGGCAAGCTCAGAAGATAAGCTTTTTGAGTTAATAAGAAAAGGAGAACTACGTTTTGAAAATCCAGTCTGGGATTCTATAAGTGATAGTG CTAAAAGTGTTTTGAAACAACTTTTGAAAGTAGATCCTGCTCACAGAATCACAGCTAAGGAACTACTAGACAACCAGTGGTTAACA GGCAATACACTTTCTTCAGTGAGACCAATCAATGTATTAGAAAtgatgaaagaatggaaaaataacccAGAAAGTGATGAGGAAAATACAACAGATGAGAATAATCAGTCCATTCAAGGCAAGTTGGAAAGTTACCAGCCTTGGGGAAATGTTCTTGATGTCAGTAGCACTTCCcatgaagaggaggaaaaacag TCCACTTCTGAAAAATTTCCTGCGACCAGTGAGAAGGCAGATATGGACAGCGTTGACATGTGCTATTCCAGAGTCTTTCCAGTTAAACTcaaggaagaaatagagaaaacccCTATGACTTCAAGCCAAGGAACAGTACTCAAAGACGTTGCTAAATCCATGGCCCTGGCTAGAACCAAAAAGAAACCCTAA